The following coding sequences lie in one Miscanthus floridulus cultivar M001 chromosome 9, ASM1932011v1, whole genome shotgun sequence genomic window:
- the LOC136480020 gene encoding uncharacterized protein, with the protein MGGATSFEYLRTVDGVIVPTFCEAVERRGLIEEDNTLDESLAEATEWMVPYAMRRLFATILLFCEASNVFGLWEKHKEAMLEDYMRNNQSSFMVQQMVRIDIQKLLQSMKKDIKIEIFEETSIEANRDDVALSDTLNEEQWATYDEIMSSVDTEHGGVFFVEGPGGTGKTYLYKALLATICSQKKIAMATATSGVAASIMPSGRTAHSCFNIPLTIDDGAFCNFTKQSGTAKLLRASSLIIWDEATMTKRQSVEALDNSLRDIMDQPELSFGGKIMVFGGDFR; encoded by the exons ATGGGAGGTGCAACATCCTTTGAGTATCTTAGGACTGTTGATGGTGTAATCGTGCCAACCTTTTGTGAAGCTGTAGAAAGAAGGGGCCTAATCGAAGAGGACAACACACTTGATGAGAGCCTTGCTGAGGCAACCGAGTGGATGGTGCCATATGCGATGCGAAGGCTCTTTGCAACAATATTGTTATTTTGTGAAGCCAGCAATGTGTTTGGACTATGGGAGAAACACAAGGAGGCAATGTTAGAGGACTACATGCGCAACAATCAATCTAGCTTCATGGTGCAGCAGATGGTCCGCATAGATATTCAAAAATTGCTACAATCAATGAAGAAGGATATAAAGAT AGAGATTTTTGAGGAGACCAGCATTGAGGCTAATAGGGATGATGTGGCTCTTTCAGATACTCTTAATGAGGAGCAGTGGGCTACATACGATGAGATTATGTCCTCAGTTGATACCGAACATGGAGGTGTGTTCTTTGTGGAAGGTCCTGGCGGGACCGGAAAGACTTATCTTTACAAAGCCCTTCTCGCTACAATATGTAGCCAGAAAAAGATTGCAATGGCAACAGCTACATCTGGTGTTGCAGCCTCAATAATGCCCagtggtagaaccgcccactcGTGCTTCAACATTCCTCTCACCATCGATGATGGGGCCTTCTGTAACTTCACGAAACAAAGTGGTACTGCCAAGCTGCTTCGAGCATCATCTCTCATTATTTGGGATGAGGCTACCATGACTAAGAGGCAGTCTGTCGAGGCACTGGATAATAGCCTCCGTGATATAATGGACCAACCTGAGCTTTCATTTGGAGGGAAGATCATGGTGTTTGGTGGAGATTTTAGATAG